The stretch of DNA CGGCAAGCCCAAGGGCGTGCCGCGCCGCCACCGCGCCGAGCGCGCAGGCGCCCTCGGCCACGTCGCCCAGAACCTGTACCGGCGCGGCGAGCGCACGCTCGGCGTCATGCCCCTGTACCACACCATGGGCGTGCGCTCGCTGCTGGCGATGGCGCTGGTCGACGGCCTGTTCGTCTGCGTGCCGAAGTTCGACTGCGCCGCCGCGTTCCGCTCCATCGAACAGGAGCGCGTGACCAACCTGTACCTGGTGCCGACGCTCTACCACGACATGCTGGCATGGCGCGAACAACACGGCGCGGACATCTCCTCGGTGAGGAAACTCGGCTTTGCCGGCGCACCGATGCCGGATGGCCTGCTCAAGCGCCTGACCGAGGCCTTCCAGCCGGAGCTGTTCGTCAACCACTACGGCTCGTCCGAGGTGTACACCTTCGCCATCGACCAGGACGCAACCCGCAAGGCGGGCAGCGCCGGACGTGCCGGCATCAACACCCGGCTGCGCGTGGTGCCGCTCAACGCCGAATCGCCCGAAGGGACCGTGGCGCCGGGCGAGGAAGGCCAGATCATCTGCGACCTGCAGGGCGACGAAGCCTTCGAAGGCTACTGGAACCGCCCCGACGCCGACGCCAAGTCGATTCGCAGCGGCTGGTACTTCACCGGCGACACCGGCTACATCGACCTCGAGGGCGACCTGTTCGTGACCGGCCGCATGGACGACATGATCATCAGCGGCGGCGAAAACATCTCCCCGGTCGACATCGAGTCGGTGCTGTCGCTGCATCCGTCGGTGGACGAGGTGGCGGTGGCCGGCCTGAAGGACGAGCGCTGGGGCCAGAAGGTGGTCGCCTTCGTCAAGACGCACGGCGTGGTCAGCCCGGAAGCGCTGAACGCTTACTGCCAGTCGTCTGACCTGCTGAACTTCAAGCGCCCGCGCGAATACGTCTTCGTGCGGGAGATCCCCAAGTCACCGGTCGGCAAGATCCTGCGACGCAAGCTGGTGGCCGGTGAGTACGAACCGGTGCCCGCGCCCGGCAACAAGGAAGGAAGTGTGCAATGAAGGCAGACGCGAACGCAGAAGTGATGTCGACCGGCAAGGCGCGCGACCTGCGCGAGTGGCTGGCCCACCTGGAAGCGACGCAGCGCCTGGCGGTGATCCGCGAAGGCGTGCCGCTCGAACACCGGCTCGCGGCGATCGCCAAGCGCCTCGACGGCGCCCAGGCCGCCTATTTCCCGCGCCCGGGCGGCCATGACATTCCCGTGGTGTCCGGCTTCGTCTCGCGCCGCGCCTGGATCGCCGAGGCGATGGGCGTGGAACAGGCAGGGCTGCTGGCCGCCTTTCGCAAGGCGGTCGAGCACCCGCTGCCCTGGCGCGAGGTCGACGCCGGCGCGGCGTGCCAGCAGGTCGTGCACCGCTTCGGCCAGGACGAGCAGGAGCTCGACCTGCACACCCTGCTGCCGATCCCGACCCACAGCGAACATGACAACGGTCCCTACATCACCGCCGGGCTGGTGATCGCGCGCAATCCGGTCACGGGCGTGCAGAACGTGTCGATCAACCGCATCCAGGTGCACGGCCGCGACCGCATGGCGATCCTGATGCTGCCGCGCCACCTGCTGGCCTTCTACCAGGCGGCCGAGGCGAACGACCAGCCACTCGACGTGGCGGTGGTGATCGGCGCCGATCCGCTCACCCTGCTCGCTTCTCAGGCGATCACGCCGATCGACCACGATGAGCTGGAAATCGCGGGCGCCCTGCACGGCGCGCCGCTGCCGGTCGCGAAGTGCCTCACCAGCGAGGTGCGCGTGCCTGCCAACGCCGAAATCGTCATCGAAGGCAAGCTGCTCCCGAAGCTGCGCGAGCCGGAGGGCCCCTTCGGCGAGTTCCCGAAGTATTACAGCGCCCAGGAGAACCGCGAGGTGATCGTGGTGGAGGCCGTGACCCACCGCTACAATCCGATCTACCACACCATCGTGCCGGCCGAAATGGAGCACCTGCTGCTCGGTTCGATCCCGCGCGAGGCCACCATGCTGGCCCACCTGCAGCGCAGCTTCCCCGGCGTGCTCGACGTCCACCTGTCGGTCGGCGGCGTGGGCCGCTACCACCTGTACGTCAAGTTCCGCAAGCAGCGCGAAGGTGAGCCGCGCAACGTCATCCTCGGCGCCTTCGGCGCCCACTACGACATCAAGCAGGTCACGGTGGTGGACGAGGACGTCGACGTGCACGATCCGCAGCAGGTCGAATGGGCGGTCGCCACCCGCTTCCAGGCCGACCGCGACCTGATCGTCATCTCGGGCGCGCAGGGCTCGGTGCTCGACCCCTCGACCACGGTGGGCTACACCGGCGACGGCGTCGCCCCGCCGCACCTGCAGGGCATCAGCGCCAAGATGGGCCTGGACGCCACCAAGCCGGTGGCTTACCACGGCCACGTCTTTACCAAGGTGCGCATCCCGGGCGAGACCGAGATCGACCTCGACCAGGAGATCGTGCGCGGCGCCGCCATCGACTGGTCGAACGTGACGGTGCGCACATGAGCAAGCCGCGCCTGGTCGTCGCCATCACCGGCGCCAGCGGCGCCATCTACGGCGTGCGCCTGCTGCAGGCCCTGCGTGAATCAGGCGCTTGCGAATCGCACCTGGTGATGTCGTCGTCGGGCGTCATGACGGCCCAGCAGGAACTCGACCTGCGCCGCGCCGACATCGAGGCGCTTGCCGACGTGGTGCACAACGTCAAGGACATCGGCGCGACCATCGCCAGCGGTTCGTTCCGGTCGGCCGGCATGGTGGTGGCGCCCTGCTCCATGAAAACCCTGGCCAGCATCGCCCACGGGCTGGCCGACAACCTGGTTGCGCGCGCGGCCGACGTGATGCTCAAGGAGCGGCGCCGGCTGGTGCTGGTCGTACGCGAAACCCCGCTCAACCTCGCGCACCTGCGCAACATGACGAGCGTGACCGAGATGGGCGGCATCATCTTTCCGCCGGTGCCGGCCTTCTACACCCGTCCCGGCTCGCTCGACGAGCTCGTCGACCATACCGTCGGGCGCCTGCTCGACCTGTTCGACCTTCCCCACGATGGCCTCGTCAAACGCTGGGAAGGCATGAGCAAGCAAACAAGCGAACAACGCAATCAATAACCTCCAGGAGAACAGCATGACCCAAGCAACCCAACTGAACCACCCGGCCCACCAGCTGCTCGACAACCTCAAGGGCTTCCGCGTGGAAGTCGACCCGGAGCGCCAGCGTGCCGACATCATCCTGTCGAACGGCCAGTTCAACATCATCTCGATGGCCCAGCGCGACCAGCTGCGCCTGGTGTTCGAGGCGCTCGACTTCGACGAGCGCGTGCGCGTGATCGTGCTGCGCGCCGAAGGCCAGCACTTCTCCAGCGGCGGCGACATCAGGGGCTTCCTCGAGGCCAGCCCGGAGCACGTGTCCAAGCTGGCCTGGAACATCGCCGCCCCGGCGCGCTGCAGCAAACCGGTGATCGCCGCCAACCGCGGTTTCTGCTTCGGCGTGGGCTTCGAGATCTCGCTGGCCTGCGACTTCCGCATCGCCACCGACACCACCTTCTACGCGCTGCCGGAGCAGAAACTCGGCCAGATCCCGGGCTCGGGCGGCTCGGCGCGCCTGCAGAAGATGGTCGGCATCACGCGCACCAAGGACATCGTGATGCGCTCGCGCCGCATCCCGGGCCAGCAGGCCTACGACTGGGGCGTGGCCACCGAATGCGTGCCCGACGCCGAACTGGAAGCGGCCACCGACCGCCTGGTCGACGAACTACGCGCCTTCTCGCCGATCGCCCAGCGCACCGCCAAGAAGCTCCTGAACGACACCGAGGATTCGCCGCTGTCGATCGCCATCGAGCTGGAAGGCCACTGCTACAGCCGCCTGCGTTCCTCGGACGACTTCCGCGAAGGCGTCGAAGCCTTCCATGCGAAGCGTTCCCCTAGCTTCAACGGCAGCTGAACCCAGGGGGAAGCTCCGGATGAGCAATCTGAACGCACGCAACTACATCGACGGGCAGTGGCAGGGCGCCGCGTCCGGCGCCGTCGGCGAAAGTCGCAACCCGGCCGACGGCAGCGTCATCGGCAGCTACGCCGCCAGCGGCACTGAAGATGCACGGCTGGCCATCGCCGGCGCGCGCCGGGCTTTTGACGGCTCGCTGTGGCCGCACGATGCGCGCCTGCGCCAGCTGGTGCTGCTGGAGTGGGCGCAGCGCCTCGAGCAGCGCCCCGAACTACCCGCCCTGCTCACCCAGGAAAACGGCAAGGTGCTGGCGCAGTCGCGCGGCGAGCTGGCGGCGGCCATCTCGGAAATCCGCTACTACGCGGGCCTGACCCGCCACATCCCGGGGCACTTCATGGAAGTCGAGCCGGGCGCCTACTCGGCCACGCTGCGCGAGGCGGCCGGGGTGGCGGGCCTGATCATCCCGTGGAACGCGCCGGTGGTGCTCTTGATCCGCTCGCTCGCGCCGGCTCTGGCGGCCGGCTGCACCGTAGTCATCAAGCCGGCGCACCAGACCGCACTGATCACCACCGAGGTGCTGCGCGAACTGGCGGCGGTGGAAAGCCTGCCGCACGGGGTGCTCAACCTGGTGCTGGAACGGGGCAGCGAGGTGGCGCAGGAACTGGTGGCCTCGGCCGAGGTGGACGTGCTGAGCTTTACCGGCTCCAACCTGACCGGCCAGCGCATCATGGCGGCCGCCGCCCCGACCATGAAGAAGCTGTCGCTGGAGCTGGGCGGCAAGTCGAGCTGCCTGGTGTTTCCCGACGCCGACATCAGGTCCGTGGCCCAGCGCCTGGCCACGGCGGCGACCATCATTTCGGGCCAGCAGTGCACGGCCGCGCGCCGCGTGCTGGTGCATGCCTCGCGTTTCGATGAGATGAAGCGCGCCCTGAAGGCGGCACTGGAAGCAATCGTCGTCGCGCCGGGCGACGCTCCGGGCGCCGGCATGGGGCCGCTGATCGACGGCGAGTCGCTCGATCGCGTGTCGTGCGACGTCGAACGCGCCCTCGACATGTGCGACGAAGTGGTGCTGCGCGGCGGGCGTGGCGACGGCAAGCTGGCGGACGGCCACTTCTTGAGCCCGACCCTGGTCGCGCACGCCGATACCGGCGCCTTCTTCACCCAGGACGAGATCTTCGGCCCCTTCGTCGTGCTCGAGAAATTCGAGGACGAGAAGGACGCGGTGGCGCGCGCCAACCATAGCGTGTTCGGGCTGTCCGCGAGTGTCTGGACGGCGGACGGCGACCGCGCCATGCGCCTGGCGCGCGCGCTGCGCAACGGCACCGTCTGGATCAACGACCACAACCGGCTGTTCGCCGAAGCGGAAACCGGCGGCTACCGCCGCAGCGGCATCGGCCGCCTGCATGGCTACGAAGGCCTGGCCGACTTCCTCGAGACCAAGCACATCTTCCGCAACGCCGGCCTGGTCTGAAGCCGGACAACAAACTGAAAACTACAGGAGACAACATGAGTTACCTCGAAGGACAGCGCCGCAAGGCGATGCTTGCGGGCGCATGCCTGGCCGGCTTCCTCTCGGCACCGGCATGCGCACAGGGAAACGTCACGGTGTACGGCATCGTCGATGCGGCGCTGGCCCGCATCAGCAATGCCAATGCCGAAGGGAAGGCCGTCACCAAAGTGCCGTCGCTGACCGGCAGCCTGCCCTCGCGCATCGGCTTTCGCGGCGAGGAAGCCCTGGGCAAGGGCCTGAGCGCAGTCTTCGCGGTAGAGGCCGGCTTCGGCCCCGACACCGGCCTGTCCGGCCAGGGCAACCGCCTGTTCGGCCGCCAGGCCTGGGTCGGTCTCAAGGGCGGCTGGGGCACGCTGCAGCTGGGCCGGGTGATGAACATGACCTACCTCAGCACCGCCAGGAGCGACGTGCTCGGCCCCGCCCTGTTCTCGATCAGCAGCATCGACCTCTACCTGCCGAATGCGCGCAGCGACAATGCGCTGGCCTATGTGGGCAACTTCAAGGGCTGGACCGTCGGCGCCAGCTACAGCCTCGGGCGCGACGCGTCCTCGGCCGGCGGGGCCGCGGCAACCGGCTGCCCGGGCGAACTGGCGGCCGACGACGACGCCTGCCGCCAGATCACCGCGCTGCTCGGCTACGAGACCGACGCATTCGGCATCAATGCCGTCTACGACCGGATGCGCGGCGGCCCGGGCGCGGCGAACGGCCTCACGAGCAGCGCAAACACCGACCGCCGCGTAGGCATCAACGCCTACGTCATGCTCGGACGCACCAAGCTGGGCGGCGGCATGTTTGCCAGGACCACGGATGCCGCGCCCGGCAGGACCGAATCGGACCTTTACTATCTGGGGGTCAGCCATCCCCTCAGCGCCAGCCTGACGCTCGACGCCCAGGTCGCGCGCAAGGCGGTCGACGCATCGGCCGACGATTCGAACCTGATGGCCGCGCGCCTCACCTACGCGTTCTCGAAGCGTACCGCCGTGTACGGTGCGGTCGGGCGCATGGACAACCGGGGTCAGGCGGCGATCGCCCTCGACGTGGGCGGCAGCGCGGCGCCGGGACGCACGCAGAACGGGATCATGGCCGGGCTGCGGCACTCATTCTGAAGTAAGATGCCGGCTTCGGACATCAATACCTGAAGCCACATTCCCATGGACTTGCGCCAGATTCACTACTTCATTGCGCTGTACGAGGAAGGCACCGTCACCCGTGCCGCGCACAGGCTGAACATCGTCCAGCCAGCCCTGAGCATGCAGATCGGCAGGCTGGAGGATCACCTCAGCCAGAAACTGTTCGAGCGAGGCAAGCAGGGCATGGTGCCGACCGCCGCCGCGCGTCAGATGTATCGCCTGTTCGTCCCCATCGTGCGCGACTTCTCGAATGCCGAGGCCCAGATGCTCAGCAGCGAGGGAGAAATCCGCGGACACGTGAAGATCGGCCTGATCGCCTCGATCACCGAAGGGGTGCTGGTCGAGACGCTGAGCGACTTCTCGAACAAGTATCCGGAGGTGGACGTGACGGTGAGCGACGGCTATACCAGCACGCTGACGGACTGGGTCACGGCGGGACGGCTGGATGCGGCCATCGTCAACAAGCCGCGCCGCCCGCTGGCGCTCGACGTCGAGCACATCGTCGACGAGGAGATGGTCCTGATCACCGGGGCCGGCCTGGCGGCCAGCCTGCCGCAGAACCTGGCCTTGCGCCAGGTGCCCGCGCTGGGCTTGCCGCTCGTCCTGCCGAGCCGCGGCCATGGCCTGCGCAGCAACATCGACAGCTTCGCCGAGAACGAGAACATCGAGCTGACGGCCAAGTTCGAAATCGACTCTCTGATCGCGGCCATCAACCTGGTCGAGCGCTGCCCGGTGGCCAGCATCGTCCCGCGTGTCGCGGTGCACCGGCAGCTGGCCAGCGGGTCGCTGCGCGCCCATGCCATCGTGTCGCCGAGGCTGGTGCGGCGCGTGGTGAGCGTGTCGCACCCGCGCCGCCCGCTGAATCCGGCCACCAAGCTGTTCGTGTCGATGCTGGCGGCGAACCTGCGCCTGCGCACACCGGGGGCGCAGGCGGAAGGCGAAACGCAGGGCGCCGCGCAGGAAGTGTCCGGCCTGGACCGGCCCGAAGCGGATTAATTCCTTCGATCGATACCTGCTTCAGCGCGACGGCCGGGCCACACGCGCATCCGGCACCGGAGCCCCGAAGTCCGGCGTGCCGTCCGGTCGCCACGTGATGGGCTGCGCGCGCGTATGGCGGTTCGGGTCGAACAGGGAGTCGCCCGTGATCTTTTCGTAGTTGCGCGCGTGATAGACCAGGATGTCCTGCTTGCCGTCCGGCGTGGTGGTGAAGGAATTGTGTTCCGGGCCGTACTGCCCGGTCGCCGCATTGGTGCGGAACACCGGCACTGGCGACTTGGTCCATACGGCCGGATCGAGCAGATTGGCGGATTCCGCGGCCGTCAACAGGCCCAGGCTGTAGCTGGCGTCAGTGGCGCTGGCGGAATACGTCATGAAAACGCGGCCATTCTTCACCAGCACGGCCGGGGCCTCGTTGACGTGATGGGTCATCTTCTCCCACGCATAGTGGGGCGTGGTCAAGAGCGTCGCCGGACCCTGGATCGACAGCGGCGTGTCCATCTTCGCGAGGTACACGGCCGTCATGTGCCGGTCCGCCGTGGGCGGCTTCTGGGTCCAGGCCAGGTAGCGCTGGCCCTTGACCACGAAGGTGGTCGCATCAAGGGCAAAGGATTCCCAGCCGGTCTTGAGCTGCCCCCGTTCGATCCACTGCCCTTCCAGGGGATTGGCGGCGGCATTCTCGAGCACGTAGAGGCGGATGTCGAAAGGGGCGTCCTCGCGTCCGGCCGTGAAGTACAGGTACCACTTGCCGTCGATATGGTGCAGCTCGGGCGCCCAGATGTGGCGGCTCATCGGGCCGCCGACATGCTTGCGCCAGACGACCCTGGCCTCGGCCTTGCCCAGCTCGTCCAGCGAACGGGTGCGGCGCAGTTCGATCCGGTCGTATTCCGGGACGGTGGCCGTGTAGTAGTAATAGCCGTCGCCATGCAGGGTCACATGCGGATCGGCCCGCTGCAGCACCAGCGGGTTGGCGAATTCCGCTGCGGCGGCCGGCAAGGCCAGCGCGAGCGCCAGTGCGAAGCTCAGACGGGCTTTCATCATGTTCAGGGTCCTCGGTTCAGTAGATCTCGGAGGCCGCCAGCCTCACCTGCTTGAGCAGCAGGTCCGCGCCCGGCGCCAGCAGGTGGTCCTGCTGGCGGATGATGCCGAAGGCGTCCATCTTGCAGGGCAGCTCGATCGGCAGGATGCGCATCACGTTCAGCGACGCGTAGTACTGCGCCACTTCCTGCGGCATCACGTGCAGCGAATCGGTCTGCTGCAGCAGCGTGGTGATGAGCAGCAGCGCGGTGGTGTCGACCACGTTCACGGGAGGCTGCAGGCCGGCGCGGCGGAACATCATGTCGAAGCGGTGGCGCAGGATGCTGCCGGGCGGCGGCAGGATCCAGGGCTGGTCGGCGATGTCTTCCAGGCGCAGGTCCTTCGCTTCGAGCAGCGCATGGCCGGGACGCACCACGGCGCAGGCGGGTTCCTCGGTCAGCTCCTCGTACACCAGGCCGCTCGAGTCTTCCTTCTCCAGGATGCGGCCGATCATGAAGTCGAGCGTGCCGCGCTGGAGCTTGTCGAGCAGGACGTTGCTGGGCTCGAGGTGCACGCCGATGCGCAGCAAGGGCGCCTGCTCCTTGATGCGCGCGATCGCGCGCGGCAGCAGCGCCATCGCCGGCGACATGATGACGCCTACTTCCACCTGCCCGGACAGGCCGGCCTTCAGGGCGACCAGGTCGTCGTGCGCCAGCGCCAGACTGGTGAGCGCCATGCGCGCGTGGCGGATCATGGTCTCGCCGTAGATGGTCGGTTCCATCCCGCGCGGCAGGCGCTCGAACAGGCGCACCTCCAGCATCTCTTCCAGGTCCTTGATCTGCTTGGACGCCGCCGGCTGCGTCATGTGGAGTTCCTCGGCCGCGCGGTGGATGTTGCGGTAGTCGTCCAGCGCGATCAGGAGCAGCAGCTGGCGCGTCTTGAGGCGCGCCTTCAGAAACCAGTTTGGGTTCGTCGTATCCATCAGGAAATCATATCATTTGTGATATCGATCCAATGGAAATGCCGCTCGATGGCTATCACTTGCAGCCAGGCGAGGGGTTGGCGGCCGGCCCTTCCGCCGTTTGCGCCACCGGCAGCATCTTGCCGTCCGGGCCGTAGTGCAGTTCTTCCACCGCGACCGAGCGGCGGTATTCGCCGCCGGTCGGCAGCTTGCCGTTGTGGTAGAAGATGTAGGACTTGCCGTTGAACTCGACGATGGCTTGGTGGATCGTGTTGACGTTGCTGTTCTTTTCCATGATCACCCCGCCGTAGGACCAGGGCCCGGTGGCCGTCGGGCCGCTCATCACCACGGTCTCTTCGGGGAACTTGCGCGAGTACGAGAGGTAGTAGGTGCCCTTGCGCTTGTGCAGGTAGGCCGCTTCCACGAAGTTGTCCAGGCCCACGGTGTGGATCGGACCGTCGAGCTCGATCATGTTGGGCTTGAGCTTGGCGTACTTCATCACCGTGTTGCCCCAGTACAGATAGGCCTGGCCATCGTCGTCGATGAAGACAGCCGGGTCGATGTCGTCCCACGGAATATCGGTTTGCTTGGTCATGTCGTTGGTGATCAGCGCGGTGCCGCGCGCGTCCACGAAGGGCCCGGTCGGGCTATCGGAGACGGCCACGCCGATCGCCTTGCTCTTGAGGGCGGCGTGGTCCACAGTCGAATAGAAATAGTACTTGCCATTGCGCTCGACGATGTCGGAAGCCCAGGCGTCGCGCCCGGCCCACTTGAAGGTGCTGTAGCGCAGGGGCGAACCGTGATCGGTCCACTTCTTCATGTCGCAGCTGGAGTAGACGCGCCACTCGTTCATCACGTACTCCTTGCCGCCGACGGGCGCTTCGTCCTTGCCGACATAGACGTAGACGCGGCCGTTGTCGACCAGCGCGGCCGGGTCGGCGGTGAAGATGTCCTTCACGATGGGATTCGAAGCCCCGGCCAGGGGCGCGGCCAATGCAGCGGCCAGTCCGGCCACGAGTACGGACATCTTATTCATCACGTCTCCTTATATATTGCTCTTATTTATTAGCTTTGCTTCTGACGGAAGCCCATCAGGCGTTGGACCACGCAGAACACGAACAGCAGCGCGCCGATGACGATCTTGGTCCACCAGGAGCTGAGGGTGCCGTCGAAGGCGATCAGGGTCTGGATGGTGCCGAGCACCAGCACGCCCGACAGCGCGCCGAGGATGTAGCCGTAGCCGCCGGTCAGCAGGGTGCCGCCGATGACCACCGCCGCGATGGCATCGAGCTCGGTGCCCTGCGCATGCAGGCCGTACCCGGACAGCATGTAGAACGAGAACAGCAGGCCGCCCAGCGCCGCGCAGAAGCCGCTGAAGGCATACACCGCTACCTTGGTGCGGCCCACGGCCAGGCCCATCATCGCGGCCGACTGCTCGTTGCCGCCGATGGCGTACACCGCGCGTCCGAAGGACGAGTAATGCGCCATCCACACCGCCAGCAGCAGCATGGCGATCGCGATCAGGGCGCCCGGCGACAGGAAGCCGCCCAGGAAGGGCAACTGGGTCTGCGACATGGCCACGAACAGCGGATCCTCGATGGTGATCGACTCGATGCTGATCAGGTAGCACAGGCCGCGCGCCAGGAACATGCCGGCCAGGGTGACGATGAAGGGCTGCAGGCGGAAGACATGGATGATGGTGCCCATCGCGCCGCCAAATGCTGCGCCGCCCAGCAGCACGATGGCGATCACCGCCAGCGGCGGCCAATGCGCCACCTGCAGCAGCCAGGCCGCAACCATGGTGCTCAGGGCCAGCACCGCGCCCACAGACAGGTCGATGCCGCCGGATAGGATCACGACGCCCATGCCGATCGCCAGCACCAGCAGGAAGGCGTTGTCGATCAGGAGATTGAGCATCACCTGCAGCGACAGGAAGCCGTCATATGCCTGGCCGCCGGCCAGCAGCATGGCCGCCAGCAGGACCACGGTCGCGGCCGAGGTGAACCAGGGCGCGCTCGACACGCGCGTGGTCAATGCGTTCATGCCGCCCTCCTCTTCCACAGGCTCTTGAACTGGTCGGACTGCGAGATGCAGACCAGGAACACCACGCTTGCTTTCACGACCATGTTGACCTCGGGCGGGACGCCCAGCGAATAGATGGTGTAGGTGAGCGTCTGGATGATCAGCGCCCCGATGATGCTGCCCATCAGCGAGAACTTGCCGCCGGCGAGCGAGGTGCCGCCCAGCGTGACCGCAAGGATGGCGTCCAGCTCCAGCATCAGGCCGGCGTTGTTGGCGTCCGCGCTCTTCACATTGGAACTGATCATCAGCCCGGCCATGCCGGCGCAGGCCGCGCTGAACACATAGACGAAGACGACCAGGGCCGCGGTGCGGATGCCGGCCAGGCGCGCCGCCACCGGATTGATGCCAACCGCCTGGATGAACAGGCCCAGCGCCGTGTGCCGCAGCAGCAGGCTGGTGGCGGCGAACACCGCGATCACCACGAACAGCGCGAACGGCAGTCCGAGCAAGTAGCCGCTACCCAGGAAGAAGAAGGGCTGGTAGTAGACGGTAACGATCTGGCCGTCGGTGAGCAGCTGGGCCAGGCCGCGCCCGGCCACCATCAGGATCAGGGTGGCGACGATCGGCTGCAGGCCCAGGCCCGCCACCAGTGCCCCGTTCCACAGCCCGCACAGCACGGCGGCGCCCAAGGCGGCCAGCAGGGCCAGTCCCATCGGCGTCTGCGCCACGTACTCGGGCACGCCGTTGTTGATCACCATGGTGCCGCCGATGAGCATCGAGGCGACGGTGCCGGACAGGGCCACCACCGCGCCCACCGAGATGTCGATGCCGCGCGTGGCGATCACCAGGGTCATGCCGATCGCGGCCAGCATCAAGGGAGCGGCGCGGTTGACGATGTCGACCAGGCTGCCGTACAGGTGGCCGTCCTTGATCTCCAGGTGGAAGAAGCCGGGGATCAGGAGGAAGTCGATCAGGAGCAGCAGCGCCAGCGCGGCCAGGGGGCGGAACAGCGAATGCTGGAACAACGAGGGTTTTGCCGACTGCGCGGGCGCCAGCACGGTTTCCTTGACAGCGACGTTCATGCGCTGCCCTCCCCGGCGATCACGTGCAGCACCGTGCTGTCGTCCAGCTCACCGCGGCCGTACTCGCCGCAGGCCTTGCGGTCGCGCATGACCACGATGCGGTCGCTCACGCGCAGCACCTCGGGCAGCTCGGACGAGATGAACAGAATCGACATGCCCTTGCGGCACAGGGTGGTAACGTAATCCATGATTTCCTGCTTGGCGCGCACATCGATGCCGCGCGTCGGTTCGTCGAGGATCATCAGCTTCGGCTCGGTGGCCAGCCAGCGCGCCAGCAGGACCTTCTGCTGGTTGCCGCCGGAGAGCGTGCCGATCGGCGTTTCGATGCTCGCCGTCTTGATCCCCAGTTGTTTCACATAGT from Massilia varians encodes:
- a CDS encoding AMP-binding protein; this translates as MLDLGRTFLQSVERSPHALAVVDGEQRLTYSEWYERIQRACAGLAALGLERGDHLLVVLQNRIEMATLHWACQFSGVIATPLNWRAKPEEVEYCLLDSGAKAIAYESVSEAAVGGSAAAAGVARIAVGGAAGGTLAFDELLARAPGSPILAAQAEDISLMLYTSGTTGKPKGVPRRHRAERAGALGHVAQNLYRRGERTLGVMPLYHTMGVRSLLAMALVDGLFVCVPKFDCAAAFRSIEQERVTNLYLVPTLYHDMLAWREQHGADISSVRKLGFAGAPMPDGLLKRLTEAFQPELFVNHYGSSEVYTFAIDQDATRKAGSAGRAGINTRLRVVPLNAESPEGTVAPGEEGQIICDLQGDEAFEGYWNRPDADAKSIRSGWYFTGDTGYIDLEGDLFVTGRMDDMIISGGENISPVDIESVLSLHPSVDEVAVAGLKDERWGQKVVAFVKTHGVVSPEALNAYCQSSDLLNFKRPREYVFVREIPKSPVGKILRRKLVAGEYEPVPAPGNKEGSVQ
- a CDS encoding UbiD family decarboxylase; its protein translation is MKADANAEVMSTGKARDLREWLAHLEATQRLAVIREGVPLEHRLAAIAKRLDGAQAAYFPRPGGHDIPVVSGFVSRRAWIAEAMGVEQAGLLAAFRKAVEHPLPWREVDAGAACQQVVHRFGQDEQELDLHTLLPIPTHSEHDNGPYITAGLVIARNPVTGVQNVSINRIQVHGRDRMAILMLPRHLLAFYQAAEANDQPLDVAVVIGADPLTLLASQAITPIDHDELEIAGALHGAPLPVAKCLTSEVRVPANAEIVIEGKLLPKLREPEGPFGEFPKYYSAQENREVIVVEAVTHRYNPIYHTIVPAEMEHLLLGSIPREATMLAHLQRSFPGVLDVHLSVGGVGRYHLYVKFRKQREGEPRNVILGAFGAHYDIKQVTVVDEDVDVHDPQQVEWAVATRFQADRDLIVISGAQGSVLDPSTTVGYTGDGVAPPHLQGISAKMGLDATKPVAYHGHVFTKVRIPGETEIDLDQEIVRGAAIDWSNVTVRT
- a CDS encoding UbiX family flavin prenyltransferase; translation: MSKPRLVVAITGASGAIYGVRLLQALRESGACESHLVMSSSGVMTAQQELDLRRADIEALADVVHNVKDIGATIASGSFRSAGMVVAPCSMKTLASIAHGLADNLVARAADVMLKERRRLVLVVRETPLNLAHLRNMTSVTEMGGIIFPPVPAFYTRPGSLDELVDHTVGRLLDLFDLPHDGLVKRWEGMSKQTSEQRNQ
- a CDS encoding enoyl-CoA hydratase/isomerase family protein translates to MTQATQLNHPAHQLLDNLKGFRVEVDPERQRADIILSNGQFNIISMAQRDQLRLVFEALDFDERVRVIVLRAEGQHFSSGGDIRGFLEASPEHVSKLAWNIAAPARCSKPVIAANRGFCFGVGFEISLACDFRIATDTTFYALPEQKLGQIPGSGGSARLQKMVGITRTKDIVMRSRRIPGQQAYDWGVATECVPDAELEAATDRLVDELRAFSPIAQRTAKKLLNDTEDSPLSIAIELEGHCYSRLRSSDDFREGVEAFHAKRSPSFNGS
- a CDS encoding aldehyde dehydrogenase family protein, translated to MSNLNARNYIDGQWQGAASGAVGESRNPADGSVIGSYAASGTEDARLAIAGARRAFDGSLWPHDARLRQLVLLEWAQRLEQRPELPALLTQENGKVLAQSRGELAAAISEIRYYAGLTRHIPGHFMEVEPGAYSATLREAAGVAGLIIPWNAPVVLLIRSLAPALAAGCTVVIKPAHQTALITTEVLRELAAVESLPHGVLNLVLERGSEVAQELVASAEVDVLSFTGSNLTGQRIMAAAAPTMKKLSLELGGKSSCLVFPDADIRSVAQRLATAATIISGQQCTAARRVLVHASRFDEMKRALKAALEAIVVAPGDAPGAGMGPLIDGESLDRVSCDVERALDMCDEVVLRGGRGDGKLADGHFLSPTLVAHADTGAFFTQDEIFGPFVVLEKFEDEKDAVARANHSVFGLSASVWTADGDRAMRLARALRNGTVWINDHNRLFAEAETGGYRRSGIGRLHGYEGLADFLETKHIFRNAGLV
- a CDS encoding porin gives rise to the protein MSYLEGQRRKAMLAGACLAGFLSAPACAQGNVTVYGIVDAALARISNANAEGKAVTKVPSLTGSLPSRIGFRGEEALGKGLSAVFAVEAGFGPDTGLSGQGNRLFGRQAWVGLKGGWGTLQLGRVMNMTYLSTARSDVLGPALFSISSIDLYLPNARSDNALAYVGNFKGWTVGASYSLGRDASSAGGAAATGCPGELAADDDACRQITALLGYETDAFGINAVYDRMRGGPGAANGLTSSANTDRRVGINAYVMLGRTKLGGGMFARTTDAAPGRTESDLYYLGVSHPLSASLTLDAQVARKAVDASADDSNLMAARLTYAFSKRTAVYGAVGRMDNRGQAAIALDVGGSAAPGRTQNGIMAGLRHSF
- a CDS encoding LysR family transcriptional regulator, translating into MDLRQIHYFIALYEEGTVTRAAHRLNIVQPALSMQIGRLEDHLSQKLFERGKQGMVPTAAARQMYRLFVPIVRDFSNAEAQMLSSEGEIRGHVKIGLIASITEGVLVETLSDFSNKYPEVDVTVSDGYTSTLTDWVTAGRLDAAIVNKPRRPLALDVEHIVDEEMVLITGAGLAASLPQNLALRQVPALGLPLVLPSRGHGLRSNIDSFAENENIELTAKFEIDSLIAAINLVERCPVASIVPRVAVHRQLASGSLRAHAIVSPRLVRRVVSVSHPRRPLNPATKLFVSMLAANLRLRTPGAQAEGETQGAAQEVSGLDRPEAD